A region of the Pseudorasbora parva isolate DD20220531a chromosome 18, ASM2467924v1, whole genome shotgun sequence genome:
aacaacaaatgCCGTGGATTCTGGGAATATTGTTTATGCACTTCAAAATTTCCAAACGCTgtcttaattcatttttttgttattaggctaataaaaatagttcaaaagcatttctaaattcagtaaatatttccaaaaaatgaattttcgagccaaaataacgaaatgGTAAAAACTACCACCATACAAATTAACTTTAGCCCTTCTCTCGCTACAACCCGACTGGGGAACGAACGGTAATAAGCTAAATGTTCTAAATAAATATGcacatagcctaataataatgataattaaaaaatacacaactttaaataaactcaaatatTCTACAATGTTGGTTATACACAAATTACAATACCATAATGATTGAGTAGctaggctatagcctatttcAAGTTGTTAGGCTGCACTATGCCTAAGggaaaaatccaaacttcagtCTATTTTAACAACATGTATGGACAGTAGGACTGTAAACTCCACCTGTTCGGCCCAACGTAGGAATCCAACAGCTGGTCGAAGGAATACTGCGTGTTCGTCTTTTCGGGCGCTTCTATAAAGGACACTGtaatttattaaagggggggtgaaacactcagtttcagtcagtgtcatgtcaatcttgagtacttatagagtagcattgcatcctgcatatctccgaaaagtctttatttttttaataattatataagaaagatgcgctgttccgagtctttccgaaaaaagccgagcgggtgggggcgtgtcgtgtgagcggagctaaataatgacgtgtgcagcagcgcgctgtgtgttgagtcgagtgcgtcgtaaagctgtctcatccctaacagcgggaaaaaaactttattcaaaataaaaatatggcttttaatcagatacagccatacatctatgatccggaatcagacccagaggctgcagttgaacaggagcagcagcaaaaacgactagagcaggacgtctctatgtgctacaagttatacactaactatataatatgcttagcggcttgtgttatatacatatttatacttgaattatatcgtcgtatttttgtctttgaaggtgtacatgtgggaagtgcagttgtgcacatgtgtttgtgtgtttacgcgtggtttgtgtagacagtaagcggactaaaaaaaacacagacatttgaagcagtctcactcacccttctaacgttgggactgctccatcattcagcattaggcgattgggaaaatccggtgtcgagctgggccttgtttatgaaacagtcggcaccgaaatgcagtgaacagatataaacattcgcgcaactcagttgctgatccggaaaagcaaattacatccactgttgcctaacgcggggttttggcgaatctgtgcaggactgtcttggtctggcaaccaaaaatgcacttttttggtgacattgttatgtgcacatcacctgtgcagcagcctacgagccagcgctttgatgggcgcaggctgttgctttcgctctctccctctctctctctctctctctctcacgcgcttccggtagaattgtccgtaaggcccatacaaggaaattccgcccccattaacgtcaaaggggacgcatgatctcaaaaaacttgccgaaacttatgactaaccggaagtagtatttttgacaaagaaatactcccatcaaacgtccaccttaacttttgaaactttgtctatgtttagtatgggattccaagtctttaacggtgtaaaaagatcagtatgcatgaaacagcatttcaccccccctttaaagtgtGAAGAACCAATTTTAAATCTgactccatgttttaatttaatctgaCTCTAATTGTATGTAGTTTCCTTGAGTTTGTTACGTTTATAATTACAGCTGATCGTATgattagttgtgatttaatttagatctTTGATCTCTCTGAGTATCTCTACTTCTCACTATCTTCGTTCATCAAGGGACCCGATATCTCTTAGATTCTCAAACACAGACGAGCCGGTTCTGATATTAGTCAGAGGATTCCAGAgtgaatattttacctttaagtgGTTGCGCCTGCTTACTCATCTTAAAGCGTAATGGGAATAATAATCACAGGAACTGCAACTTGCTAATACAGTGacagtcagaaatcagattatcccTAATTCGGTGCTCCATGCTCCCGTCATTGCGTCCTGCTGTTTGATCTGTCCCGAGACAATGCTTGCGGAAATACCAGACTCCGATTGATCGTACTAAAAGAAGCGGCCTTAGAATAATACAAGATTAATcaaagttaatgtttatttagccaggcaaaatcatcaaaatatagtcaaattaaAAGACAATTATACACAACTGATCAGCATACAATGTTACTCAAGTATAAAATAGTATAAACATAGTTTCAAAGAGTCATCATTTTACCTGGCTTCTAGAAACACACGGGAACAGTGTGGGAAGTTCTGGGTACAGATGCTTCCCCGAGTGGTTTGCTCCTTTCCCTTAAATACTCCACCAGATCAaagaacaataaacatttagcaCCCAAATATTTATGCAGATCTTGGTTCTTTTCTCAGACCCAAATGGTCCCACCTATCCTTGAGGCCTGACAGCAAATGTTTATCAAAAGATCTTTATGAGCATCTTCCCACACCAGAGGAACAAACCCGGTTGTCCTTCTTTTACGACCTGTTTTACTAGAGCTGGAATGttcttctcttcacacgggcacctttcccacagcatttaagcaggctcgggtaaccccactgcttaagaaaccctctctgaatccagcacttttagaaaactaccgaccggtatcccttctgcctttcattgcaaagacccttgagcgagttttgttcaatcaactctctacgtttcttgaacgggacaacctcctagacaacaaccaatccggcttcaaaagcggccattcgactgagactgccttgctctcggtaactgaggcactgagactggcaaaagcagcttccaaatcctcagtgctcattctgctggatctgtctgctgcttttgacacagttaaccaccagatcctcctgtcaacacttaagaggacggggatctcaggatctgctctccagtggttcaggtcttacctctctggtaggtcctacagggtgtcatggagaggtgaagtgtctaagtctcataatctagctactggggttccacagggctcagtccttggaccacttctcttctccatctacatgtcatcattaggttctgtcattcagaaacacggcttctcctatcactgctatgcggatgacactcaactctacttctcatttcaaccagatgatcctacagtcagtgttcgtatcgctgcctgtctgacagacatttctgactggatgaaagagcatcatcttaaactcaatcttgcaaagacagaattacttgttttctcaaccaacccagcacttcatcaaaatttctccattcagcttggttcatcgaccataactccatcaaggacagcaagaaaccttggcgttgtgattgatgaccagttaaacttcactgaccacattactgcaacagcccggtcctgcagatttgctttatacaacattagaaagattagacccttcctatcagaacaggctgcacaactcctggttcaagctcttgttctctccagactggattattgtaatgctcttctggctgggcttccagcatgcactatcaaacccttgcagctgatccagaatgcagcggcgagagtggtctttaatgagccgaagagagcgcatgttacgcctctcttcatcaaactgcactggttgccaatggctgctcgcatcaaattcaaggcactagttatcgcctacaaaacaacctctggctctgcaccaatatacctaaattcacttgctcagacttacacaccctccagaagcttgcgttctgcgagcgagcggcgcctcgtggttccatcccaaagaggcatgaaatcgctctcacggacattttcctggaccgttcctaccttgtggaatgacctgccgatctcaattcgtgctgccgagtctgtagccattcttaaaaaacatcttaagacacatcttttccatttgcacttgaccaatacagaatagcacttactgatcaccacagcaacgaccaaaagcgcacactcctggatcatatctacgtctctcatccggatttgtgccttcaggcgggtatgttacatagttatcataactatcagaatccagtattctgtatattgcgtacgtgagtttttgttgtagatggcttttgctgcgcgtttagctagaatacaaaaccaacccattgggccactgaatctgcattaacgacaacagctggggcaacagccttagtcctaatgggttgtagctatcttagctatcaaaatccagtgttcggcactttgcggacgtgagtttttgttgtagatgtctgtctttatttaaaaaaaaaaaaaaaaaaaaaaaaaaaaaattgttgtgtattgtgctaattaattgagatttcttacagctcttacaggtttttggccttgtctgttccgttgcttctattactctccccttttttgtaagtcgctttggataaaagcgtctgctaaatgattaaatgtaaatgtaaatgtagagcTGGAATGTCACCAGTTCCCCTGATGTGAGAATGAAACCTGTTTACCAATCACAccaaaagtatttatattgaccatacagaaacAGCTTGTGGCAGTATCTGTGATATTTGCATGTGACCCAGAGGGTGAGAGGGTCATATCTCGGCAGGGGTGAGGAAATAGGATTGGGCCAGGTGCAGTCTTGTTTACTCTTGCATTCAGATAGTGAAGttttattgtctttattgcagctTTAATCCCTTTAGTTTGTTCTCAGGTGAAATCCATTCTTACAGTTCCGCCCTTGGTCCCTTGGAGCAGAGACTCCGAGGGGCAACCACCagggatttcttttttttttacagctgcACTTTCCGTAGGGCTGGTATCTGTAATGGGCTGAGTGCAATGGCCATGTTGGTTGAAGTGCGCATTGCTCGAAGAAGACATCTGAAGTAACAGCACTGACAGAGTGTGAATAAGAAGATGAACACACTGGCCATGGCACATCCACGGAACATCCAGTCCCACCATGTGTACGCATACTGTGCTGAACGCGTAGAAGAACTGGACAGGATCTCGGCAGTCTTTTTCGCCAGATTTGCCTCCACTTGTGCTTGGTTGAGATGGTATTCAGTCTGCAAGATAATTTCTTGTACTAAGTCCATTGTGTTGACCAAATCTTGTGTGCTTTGTTCGTAAAAAGTGTCCTCCCACCACGGGGAAACATCCGCGTCCATTGGTACCCTTCCCAGGATGTTGATCTGACCCATTGAAAAGTCCTCTTTCACTTCTAAACAGAAAGTGTGGTTCGCAGGGCAGGTCAGACCTCCGTAGGTGAAGGAATTCATCTCACTGACGATGCACCACTGTGTGTGAGACACTTGAACAGTATCAGAATGTCCATGCAATGACTGGACGTTAACAAGCTTAGAGTCATTGGCAGAAAAAGGCTGTAAAGTGTTGCAGGTGCAAATAACGTAACTTGATGTTTCATGACAACAACTGCGAGTGGTAAACAAGGTTTCAATGCCCCTCAAAGTCATATACCCCGTAAGATAGTCCCATTTTAAAATCTGATCCTTCACTACAACGCCAATAGAGCGTATGGTAGTGGAATTTAAGTAAACTTGATCTGGGTGAATTAAAGGGAAAGTGGCAAAGAACCCAATACAGCCAGTACATTCATTTCCAGTATACATCATTAACGTTGATAATAATTCAGagtatttaatatttttcattttctctGATGCAAGCCATCTATGCAGATCTAAGATTTCAATAAGATCATTTAGAACATGTCTAGGTGTTTTATAGAGATGACGATCTAAAATCTCTTGTCTCGCTGCAGTAAACAAATCCTGTGCATACAACCTACAGGCTAAGTCATGCTCGATGGTACGGGTCTGATTAAAAATTGTCTTGCTGGTCGTCAGAAGCGCCTGCGCCTCAGATCTGACCgctttaattatattttcattACTATCAGTGATGTGTTGAAAACCAGTGGCCACCTGATTTGCCAACCATGTTGAAAATTGAGATTGACCTGTTATTTTGTAATTGTTGGATATAGAATTTACTGAACCAAAAAGGCCTGCTATATTTCCAAAAATGTCTCGTTTAGTGCGAACAGGTGGAATTTGGACTGCAAGTCTATTTTTGTAATCAGAAACTAAATCATCGATGCGTGCCTGTAGCCATGTGTATGTTTTGTCATTAATATCACAGTGCTTTTCGTAGGCAGACAAAATATTAGAGATGTTATACGTCACATGTGTTATCACAAGATTGACATCATGAAGCAAAGTCTTATTCACATTTCCTTTGATCAGACCACCTGGAGGAGTGGGATGTAATTTTGGACACTGTGTGGGTTTCCTGTATCCACAGGTAGTCAAATTAAAGCAATGGTGTAAAGTCCATGAGCAATTGTGAGGGCTAGTAAAATTGTCCAGATTTGCCTCACATTTTCCCACACAGTATGTTCCTTCTTTCCGACTAGTccaaacaaatgtttttacaaTACTGCTCGGTGTCCGTTTTGTCAGATTGAACAGAAGTTCCGTAAACTTCAAATGTGTGTCGTTATGTGATGTTGTGTGAGTGCACCTATATGTTGCTGGTTCCAGATCCGTACTTGAATAACATTTTTTAGGATCTGTGCCATAATTATTCTTCTCATAAAATGTGTGCAGTTTACCAATTTCTGAATCTGGGAAAACTTTAAGTTGCTCCCAGGCCGTAATGTTATGGTAAAATCGGGGTGCATGTGTGTAACCAGTGAGGTTTTGGTATGGGAGATGGGTAGAACCTGTGCTACAGCAGATTTTTGTGAAGCAATTTGGTTCCGGTGCTAATCCGGGGGGCCATGTGACTATTTCTTTGTATGTGATTGAAGTATAAGATGTGAATGGCCCCTTGTTATATTTCCATACCCATCTCTCGCATCctagggtgtgtgtgagtgtgatgcGTTGTCCCAGTTCGATGCAGGTTGGTCCGGATACCAACCTGGCGTCTGGACTCCATGGAATTGCAGTGATTGTCCTGCGAAGGAAGAAGATCATAATTAATTCACTGGACCTTTGAATGGTTTACACTGGGACATGTGGTACCATCTTAATTTTCCTCTGATGGTCACGGCCACGCAGCTGTTGCAAACAGCTTTAATTTCATAGGGCCCGTGCCATCTAGGGGAAAATGCGTTTTGTTTCACAAAGACGCGTACCATCACCACATCCCCTTCTGAAAATGTTCTTTCAGTGATTGGGTTAAATTGTGCATCATTTGACAGGTCTGACTGTTTTTGTTTCAGTGCAGCCTTTGCGTGCAACACCTTCAATCTTTCTTGCAATTTCACCAACACAGTCTGCTGAGTCGCAAGCATGAGGGGCCCCAGATCTGCTGGGGAAATTTCTGGATCAATGGGTAACTTCATCACCCTTCCAGTCATAAGCTCATATGGGCTAATGCCTGTCGCTTTTGATGGGGTTGCTCGCAGCACAGTCAGAACTGTGGGTAAGACATCAATCCACCTGTTTTGGTGTTGTGCTATCTGCTTTGcaatattttcttttatggTGCGGTTAACACGTTCAACATTTCCCGAACTTTGTGGCTTGTATGACACGTGAAGTCTTTGCTTGATGTTTAGCATTTTGCACATGTTTTTCATCACTTGTCCAGAAAAATGAGTCCCCTGATCAGATTCAGTTTGAATTGGTGCTCCCCAAA
Encoded here:
- the LOC137046091 gene encoding uncharacterized protein, with product MSIVKVRAHISKNPDVHEENNNVVDQLAKLAAVKGDQWQKETPSASVASAAQVTPIDLKQYQQELWVSEGELVPHLKHDQMDNHCNSMESRRQVGIRTNLHRTGTTHHTHTHPRMREMGGLIKGNVNKTLLHDVNLVITHVTYNISNILSAYEKHCDINDKTYTWLQARIDDLVSDYKNRLAVQIPPVRTKRDIFGNIAGLFGSVNSISNNYKITGQSQFSTWLANQVATGFQHITDSNENIIKAVRSEAQALLTTSKTIFNQTRTIEHDLACRLYAQDLFTAARQEILDRHLYKTPRHVLNDLIEILDLHRWLASEKMKNIKYSELLSTLMMYTGNECTGCIGFFATFPLIHPDQVYLNSTTIRSIGVVVKDQILKWDYLTGYMTLRGIETLFTTRSCCHETSSYVICTCNTLQPFSANDSKLVNVQSLHGHSDTVQVSHTQWCIVSEMNSFTYGGLTCPANHTFCLEVKEDFSMGQINILGRVPMDADVSPWWEDTFYEQSTQDLVNTMDLVQEIILQTEYHLNQAQVEANLAKKTAEILSSSSTRSAQYAYTWWDWMFRGCAMASVFIFLFTLCQCCYFRCLLRAMRTSTNMAIALSPLQIPALRKVQL